One genomic window of Streptomyces sp. WP-1 includes the following:
- a CDS encoding MerR family transcriptional regulator yields MTSDNPLNDRLDDDDYPAYTMGRAAEMLGTTPAFLRAVGDARLITPLRSEGGHRRYSRYQLRIAARARELVDKGTPIEAACRIVILEDQLEEAQRINAEYRRAADEAAGDTGSGSGSGSG; encoded by the coding sequence ATGACATCGGACAATCCCCTGAATGATCGTCTGGACGACGACGACTACCCCGCGTACACGATGGGCCGGGCGGCCGAGATGCTCGGCACCACCCCGGCCTTCCTGCGCGCCGTCGGCGACGCCCGGCTGATCACTCCGCTCCGCTCGGAGGGGGGACACCGCCGGTATTCGCGGTACCAGCTGCGGATCGCCGCTCGCGCCCGCGAACTCGTGGACAAGGGGACCCCGATCGAGGCCGCGTGCCGGATCGTCATTCTTGAGGACCAGCTGGAGGAAGCGCAGCGCATCAACGCCGAGTACCGCCGTGCCGCCGACGAGGCGGCGGGCGACACCGGCTCCGGCTCCGGCTCCGGCTCCGGGTGA
- a CDS encoding CBS domain-containing protein, with product MTTVDDIAGPGGPRVPDDMTVEVALALMAGARVDYLTVCDGDDRSTGLITLVGLTVLRESAAYTDRIRLRDVLGGSLPPLGSRAGARTGGRGTYGRVPGVLAVSS from the coding sequence GTGACCACGGTTGACGACATCGCGGGACCCGGTGGTCCCCGGGTGCCGGACGACATGACCGTCGAGGTGGCTCTGGCCCTCATGGCGGGCGCGCGGGTCGACTACCTGACCGTGTGCGACGGGGACGACCGGAGCACGGGTTTGATCACCCTGGTCGGGCTCACCGTGCTGCGCGAGAGTGCCGCGTACACGGACCGTATCCGTCTGCGGGACGTCCTCGGCGGCTCCCTGCCCCCGCTCGGCTCCCGCGCCGGGGCCCGCACCGGTGGCCGCGGTACGTACGGCCGGGTTCCGGGCGTCCTCGCCGTGTCGTCCTGA